GCGGCCAAGCGTCGTATTCCCCCTTTTCTTTTCCATTATGCCGATGGTGGTTCCTACGCTGAGCATACGCTGCGGCGCAATGTCGAGGATCTGGCTGGTGTAGCGCTGCGTCAGCGCGTGCTTAAGGATATGTCTTCGTTATCATTAGAGACTGAGCTGTTCGGTGAAAAGCTTGCTATGCCTATTGCTCTGGCGCCTGTGGGGTTGACAGGTATGTACGCTAGGCGTGGCGAAGTTCAAGCGGCGCGGGCGGCTGCTAATAAAGGTATACCGTTTACACTCTCGACGGTATCGGTGTGTCCCATTGCCGAAGTGGCTGCAGCAGTCGATCGGCCCATCTGGTTTCAGCTTTATGTACTGAAAGACCGGGGTTTTATGAAGCATGTTCTGGAGCGAGCCAAAGCTGCTGGCGTCAAGACGCTGATCTTTACGGTTGATATGCCGGTGCCAGGTGCGCGCTATCGTGATGCTCACTCAGGTATGAGTGGTAAGTATGGGTCGATGCGGCGAATGGCTCAGGCCGCAATGCACCCTTTCTGGGCCTGGGATGTCGGTATTAATGGTCGCCCCCATGACCTGGGTAACGTATCTGATTATCGCGGCAAGCCAACGGAGCTTGAGGACTATATTGCTTGGCTGGGTGACAACTTTGACCCGGCTATTTCATGGAAGGATCTAGAGTGGATTCGTGAGCTCTGGGATGGCCCAATGATCATCAAGGGGATTCTTGACCCCGAAGATGCCCGTGATGCGGTTCGCTTCGGTGCCGATGGTATCGTTGTTTCCAATCATGGTGGTCGTCAGCTCGATGGGGTTCCCTCTACTGCACGTGCTTTGCCTGCTATCGCTGATGCGGTCAAAGGAGACTTGGCCATTCTGGCTGACTCAGGCGTGCGTAATGGCCTCGATGTTGTGCGGATG
This Vreelandella neptunia DNA region includes the following protein-coding sequences:
- the lldD gene encoding FMN-dependent L-lactate dehydrogenase LldD; the protein is MIISASTDYRQAAKRRIPPFLFHYADGGSYAEHTLRRNVEDLAGVALRQRVLKDMSSLSLETELFGEKLAMPIALAPVGLTGMYARRGEVQAARAAANKGIPFTLSTVSVCPIAEVAAAVDRPIWFQLYVLKDRGFMKHVLERAKAAGVKTLIFTVDMPVPGARYRDAHSGMSGKYGSMRRMAQAAMHPFWAWDVGINGRPHDLGNVSDYRGKPTELEDYIAWLGDNFDPAISWKDLEWIRELWDGPMIIKGILDPEDARDAVRFGADGIVVSNHGGRQLDGVPSTARALPAIADAVKGDLAILADSGVRNGLDVVRMIALGADTALIGRAFIYALATAGESGVSHLLELFEKEMRVAMTLTGAHTIADLGSDSLVPDSIRGIQ